In Arvicola amphibius chromosome 1, mArvAmp1.2, whole genome shotgun sequence, one DNA window encodes the following:
- the LOC119818786 gene encoding olfactory receptor 469 has protein sequence MAVLEEGNHTAVTEFVLLGLTNDPVLRVILFTIILCIYLVTMSGNLSTILLIRVSSQLHHPMYFFLSHLAFTDIGYSSSVTPNMLVNFLVEQNTISFLGCTIQLGSGAFFGTLECFLLATMAYDRFVAICNPLLYSTKMSTRVCVQLLAGSYIGSFLNASSFILSFFSLLFCGPNRVNHFFCDLAPLIDLSCSSGNVPIVPASFCSAFVIIVTVFVIAVSYTYILITILKMRSPEGRQKAFSTCTSHLTAVTLFYGTITFIYVMPKSSYSTDQNKVVSVFYMVVIPMLNPLIYSLRNNEIKGALKRQLGRKIFS, from the coding sequence atggctgtcctggaggaAGGGAACCACACTGCAGTGACAGAGTTCGTTTTATTGGGCTTAACAAATGACCCAGTCCTTAGAGTCATCCTCTTCACCATCATCCTGTGCATCTACCTGGTGACCATGTCTGGGAACCTCAGCACCATCCTTCTCATCAGAGTCTCTTCCCAGCTCCATCATCCCATGTACTTTTTTCTGAGTCACTTGGCTTTTACTGACATAGGCTACTCATCTTCTGTCACCCCCAATATGCTTGTCAACTTCCTGGTGGAGCAAAATACAATCTCCTTCCTTGGGTGTACCATCCAGCTTGGCTCAGGTGCTTTCTTCGGAACACTTGAATGCTTCCTTCTGGCCACCATGGCTTATGATCGCTTTGTAGCAATCTGTAATCCATTACTTTATTCAACCAAAATGTCCACACGAGTCTGCGTCCAGTTGCTTGCAGGATCTTATATAGGAAGTTTCCTTAATGCttcctcttttattctttccttcttttctcttctcttctgtggaCCAAATAGAGTCAATCACTTTTTCTGCGATTTGGCTCCTTTGATAGACCTCTCCTGTTCTAGTGGCAATGTCCCCATAGTTCCTGCCTCATTCTGTTCTGCCTTTGTCATTATAGTCACAGTGTTTGTCATAGCTGTCTCCTACACCTACATCCTCATCACCATCCTGAAGATGCGCTCCCCTGAGGGCCGCCAGaaggccttctccacctgcaCCTCCCACCTCACTGCAGTCACTCTGTTCTATGGAACCATCACCTTCATCTATGTGATGCCCAAGTCCAGCTACTCCACAGACCAGAACAAGGTGGTGTCTGTGTTCTACATGGTAGTGATCCCCATGTTGAACCCACTCATTTACAGCCTCAGAAATAATGAGATTAAGGGTGCTTTGAAGAGACAGCTTGGTAGGAAAATATTCTCTTAA